CCTGCGATGCCGAGGTAAATCCTGCCGAAAAGATCCAGGTCATCATCCCGCGTAAAGGGGTGCTGGAGCTGGTTCGTCTGATTTCCGATCCTGAAGCACCACTGCGGATGCTGATCGGCAGCAATCATATTCGTGCCCATGTCGGCGACTTTGTATTCACCTCCAAGCTGGTGGATGGCCGCTTCCCCGATTACGAGCGGGTCGTTCCACGCAACGGTAACAAGACGCTGCTGGCTGATCGTCAGGAGCTGCGCACGGTGTTGCAGCGTGCGGCGATTCTGTCGAACGAGAAGTACCGTGGCGTACGCTTGCTGCTCAACCCCGGTCAGTTGCAGGTGTTTGCCAATAACCCAGAGCAGGAAGAAGCGGAAGAGTCACTGCTGGTGGATTATGACAGTGACAACATGGAAATCGGCTTCAACGTTACCTATCTGCTGGACGTGCTGAACGTCGTAGGTGAGGAGCAGGTCAAAATTATTCTGTCTGACCCCAACAGCAGTGTGCTGGTGCAGGAAGCAGAAGATACCGACTCTCTGTATGTTGTAATGCCGATGCGTCTGTAATTGATGCGCAGGTTATCAACACTGATACACAGACTTATCCACAGATAGCGGTAACTGGTAGTGGCCATTACCCGTCTGGATATTCATCGCATCCGCAATATCCAACAGGCTTCCCTGACCCCGTCTCCCGGAGTAAATCTGCTCTGGGGGGCGAATGGCAGTGGCAAGACCAGCATCCTCGAAGCTATCCACATGCTCAGTGTGGCGCGCTCGTTCCGTACCCATAAGGTTAAGACGGTTATTGCTCATGGCGAGCCGCAATGCACCCTGTTCGCCCGTCTGCGCCATCTGGAAGAGCCGGAAATGACCGTGGGAGTGCAGCGCCAGCTCGATGGTGATAACCAGATCCGTATTGGTGCCGGTCAGCCCAGCAACCTTGCAGAGCTGGCGCGTTTGCTGCCTTTACAGGTCATCAATCCTGATGCGTTTCGCCTGTTGGAAGGCAGCCCGTCCGAACGCAGGCATTTTTTGGATTGGGGAGTATTTCATCAGGAGATACTGTTCTTTGACTGCTGGCGCCGCTATCAGCGTGCACTCAAGCAGCGCAACAGCCTGCTCAAATATGCTAGAATAGACCCTCTTTTGCGTGCCTCCTGGGAGGCCGAGCTGGTCACTCAGGGCGCAGCTATTGATGAGATGCGTAAAGCCTATCTGGCACGTTTTTCTCCTGTATTTCAGGACTATCTTGCCAAGCTCACCGGCCTTGAGGACATAGCCTTACATTATTATCCCGGCTGGGATGCTAAGCGTTCTTTAGACGACGTTTTACAAAGCGGTGCTGTGCGTGATCAGGAGCTGGGGTTTACTCAGCATGGCCCTCATCGTGCCGACATGCGTATCCGTTGTGGTCCGCGTGCTGCCGTTGATGTGCTGTCGCGCGGCCAACAGAAGATGGTGGTCTGTGCCATGAAG
This Pokkaliibacter sp. MBI-7 DNA region includes the following protein-coding sequences:
- the dnaN gene encoding DNA polymerase III subunit beta, which gives rise to MKFVISREALLKPLQLVAGVVERRQTLPVLSNVLLVAEGDHLSLTGTDLEVELVGRAKLEQPSVAGSITVPARKLMDICKSLPDGSMIEFDVQEQKLVLRSGRSRFTLSTLPASEFPSVEDSPQAFELTLAQQQLKRLIDRTSFAMAQQDVRYYLNGMLLEVVQGRVRMVATDGHRLATCACDAEVNPAEKIQVIIPRKGVLELVRLISDPEAPLRMLIGSNHIRAHVGDFVFTSKLVDGRFPDYERVVPRNGNKTLLADRQELRTVLQRAAILSNEKYRGVRLLLNPGQLQVFANNPEQEEAEESLLVDYDSDNMEIGFNVTYLLDVLNVVGEEQVKIILSDPNSSVLVQEAEDTDSLYVVMPMRL
- the recF gene encoding DNA replication/repair protein RecF, which translates into the protein MAITRLDIHRIRNIQQASLTPSPGVNLLWGANGSGKTSILEAIHMLSVARSFRTHKVKTVIAHGEPQCTLFARLRHLEEPEMTVGVQRQLDGDNQIRIGAGQPSNLAELARLLPLQVINPDAFRLLEGSPSERRHFLDWGVFHQEILFFDCWRRYQRALKQRNSLLKYARIDPLLRASWEAELVTQGAAIDEMRKAYLARFSPVFQDYLAKLTGLEDIALHYYPGWDAKRSLDDVLQSGAVRDQELGFTQHGPHRADMRIRCGPRAAVDVLSRGQQKMVVCAMKLAQGQVLASDHQRQPIYLIDDLPAELDRDHRQALCELIEELACQVFITSVEADVLDECWSSGCQVKLFHVEQGLITEC